The Kitasatospora albolonga nucleotide sequence CCACCGTCCGGCGCCCGGCACCGCGTCGCCGGTCTGGCTGCTGCCGCTGGTCGCCCCGATGGTCTCGGCCTCGCAGGGCGCGCTGCTGGTGCCCCATGTGGCGGCCGGGCAGGGGCGGGAGGCGCTGCTGCTGGCCTGTTACGCGATGTTCGGGCTCTCCCTGCTGGCCACTCTGGTGGTGCTGCCGCTGGTCTTCGCCCGGCTCGTCCACCACGGGCCGCTGCCGCTCGCGCTGACCCCGGCGCTGTTCCTGGTGCTGGGGCCGCTGGGGCAGTCGACGACCGCCGTCAACCAGCTGGCCGACGCGGCTCCGGGGGCGGTGGCGGGCCCCTATGCCTCGGCGTTCGGCGCGTTCGCCGTGCTGTACGGGGTGCCGGTGATGGGCTTCGCGCTGCTGTGGCTGGTCCTGGCCGGGGCGATGGCCATCAGGGCGAGGCGTGACGGTATGGGGTTCGCGATGACGTGGTGGGCGTTCACGTTCCCCGTGGGGACGTGTGTGACGGGGGCGGCCGGACTGGCCCGGCACACCGGTCTGGCGGCCCTGACCTGGCTGGCCGTGGCGCTGTATGTGTTCCTGGTGGCCGCGTGGGCGGTGGCGGGGGCGCGGACCGTGCGCGGAGTGGTCAGCGGAGCGCTGACGGCAGCTCCCGTGCCGCCCGCGCCAGTGACGGCCCGTACCAGGTGAGCAGGCGGCCGTCGACAAGGGCGGCGGGTAGGCCGGGGAACGCCTCGGGCCCGTCGTCGGCGGTGAAGCGGTAGGGCTCGTCGGGCAGCACGACCAGCTCGGCACCGGCCGCGTTCAGCTCGGCCGACGGGATGCGCGGGTAGCGCTCGGCGTGGTCCGCGTACACGTTGCGCACCCCGAGCCGGGCCAGCAGGTCTCCGGCGAAGGTGTCGGAGCCGAGCAC carries:
- a CDS encoding C4-dicarboxylate ABC transporter — encoded protein: MAIFPQTRAVLPPSGAVLLPHRTDRARRLPALRHIGPNWYAAVMGTAIVASAGAALPVDVPGLRGACTVVWALSAVLLAAVLAARAGHWLHHRDQARAHLLDPAVAPFYGCLAMALLAVGGATLTVGADVVGVRAALAVDVVLFTAGTAVGLVAAVVVPYLMVVRHRPAPGTASPVWLLPLVAPMVSASQGALLVPHVAAGQGREALLLACYAMFGLSLLATLVVLPLVFARLVHHGPLPLALTPALFLVLGPLGQSTTAVNQLADAAPGAVAGPYASAFGAFAVLYGVPVMGFALLWLVLAGAMAIRARRDGMGFAMTWWAFTFPVGTCVTGAAGLARHTGLAALTWLAVALYVFLVAAWAVAGARTVRGVVSGALTAAPVPPAPVTARTR